One window from the genome of Leucobacter aridicollis encodes:
- a CDS encoding DUF5701 family protein, whose protein sequence is MKGASIPQLLDAQLPSITSQLDRLVELGVHALAGLSVGDFRALAGDLQTAPGALLVVAPGLVPASRLAPLLRRVDKPGFVVEDMTDLDAFESIPAARVRERQLYDITGVERGDEYSNWSPDEALPEIVRRGRRPLTVNEGISWLLQQPDALEPGACFMTVGSRKRRGKGLDARTPAIWISGGTGRDGRERRGAPKVGWCWAGNRHTWLGVASSDAAAR, encoded by the coding sequence TTGAAAGGCGCCAGTATTCCCCAGCTTCTCGACGCCCAGCTTCCATCAATCACCTCGCAGCTCGACAGGCTCGTCGAGCTCGGCGTGCACGCCCTCGCAGGACTCTCTGTGGGAGACTTCCGCGCCCTGGCAGGCGACCTGCAGACGGCGCCCGGCGCCCTGCTCGTTGTCGCACCCGGGCTTGTTCCCGCGTCACGGCTCGCACCGTTGCTCCGCCGCGTCGATAAGCCAGGCTTTGTCGTCGAAGACATGACAGACCTCGACGCCTTCGAGTCCATCCCGGCGGCGCGGGTGCGCGAGCGCCAGCTCTACGACATCACGGGTGTCGAGCGCGGCGATGAGTACTCGAACTGGAGCCCAGACGAGGCGCTCCCAGAAATTGTGCGGCGGGGCAGGCGGCCATTGACAGTGAACGAGGGAATCTCCTGGCTCCTGCAGCAGCCAGACGCCCTCGAACCCGGCGCATGCTTCATGACCGTTGGCTCGCGAAAGCGGCGCGGCAAGGGGCTCGACGCGCGCACCCCGGCGATCTGGATCAGTGGCGGCACCGGCCGCGACGGACGCGAGCGACGCGGAGCACCCAAGGTTGGGTGGTGTTGGGCGGGGAACCGTCACACCTGGTTGGGCGTCGCATCGTCTGACGCAGCCGCGCGCTAA
- a CDS encoding sulfite exporter TauE/SafE family protein, with translation MTSTDFDTPRPSILLLAMFGAITGILSGLFGIGGGVVLVPLLTIFLGYQQRLAAGTSVAAILPAAVVGGIGYAVQGNVDWIAAILLAVGIIVGAQIGSYLLAKVPTGFLRWLFMVFLLAVVVSLWFVVPQREAEIDITVLVGAGLVGLGLVTGVLSGLLGVGGGVIVVPALMFFFGSNDLVAKGTSLFMLIPGSISGTIGNFKRNNVDLRSALVLGIAASVLSPLGSVFATKITPFASNVAFSLLLAFVLGQMLYKTLRAGKK, from the coding sequence ATGACTTCGACCGACTTTGATACCCCCCGCCCCTCGATCCTGCTGCTTGCTATGTTCGGCGCGATCACCGGCATCCTCTCCGGCCTCTTCGGCATCGGCGGCGGAGTCGTGCTCGTGCCACTCCTGACGATCTTCCTGGGCTACCAGCAGCGGCTTGCGGCAGGAACGTCGGTGGCGGCGATCCTCCCGGCGGCAGTGGTTGGTGGTATCGGCTACGCGGTGCAGGGCAACGTCGACTGGATCGCCGCGATCCTGCTCGCCGTGGGCATCATCGTCGGCGCGCAGATCGGCAGTTACCTCCTCGCGAAGGTGCCCACGGGCTTCCTCCGGTGGCTCTTCATGGTGTTCCTGCTCGCCGTCGTCGTGAGCCTGTGGTTCGTGGTTCCGCAGCGCGAAGCGGAGATCGACATCACCGTGCTCGTCGGCGCCGGGCTGGTCGGGCTGGGCCTCGTGACGGGCGTGCTGTCGGGCCTCCTCGGCGTCGGCGGCGGCGTGATCGTCGTTCCCGCGCTCATGTTCTTCTTCGGCTCGAACGACCTCGTCGCGAAGGGCACCTCGCTCTTCATGCTCATTCCCGGATCAATCTCGGGCACCATCGGCAACTTCAAGCGCAACAACGTCGACCTGCGCAGCGCCCTCGTGCTCGGCATTGCTGCGAGTGTGCTGTCGCCGCTCGGGTCGGTCTTTGCGACGAAGATCACGCCGTTCGCGTCGAACGTCGCGTTCTCGCTGCTGCTCGCGTTCGTGCTCGGACAGATGCTCTACAAGACGCTTCGCGCCGGAAAGAAGTAG
- a CDS encoding site-specific integrase, giving the protein MSTATAVVKMPAKSAKKAPAAKSRLAEGEHSIDRANVRVVGDKKLLDWRIRLHGDAEPVARRTQMPKGSSNAEVKAKAKSTAEEMLRSGGKKADWKPSSSLGEFAREVVTADIDKAGVAARTKDQYRGALRLLIGDCERHGHARALGRRTIAAAVKYDVLEDCLLEIAELHGAEIARQSRTVLSGYVMKALKRRNLIQGNPIRGERLDLKANARPHDGRTGGVALSEADYRRVVEHLLAIDPAEGVEKPKRGRWTLADRIAQRRNAIDLTLLQAATGLRVNEARQVWRDLMLDDADGLRVNVVKEIAKGGTPRVAYVLNEDIAVRVRERLSQPGVGSDPLVGSPYAESAVWDLSNLTSVNRSLYLELAEDLKIAAFEKERSHIWRATLNTLLKGTVPDVMLEAQFGHTADVNRSHYTDTAMPLSVAEAAIQRLAQA; this is encoded by the coding sequence ATGAGCACAGCAACCGCAGTAGTGAAGATGCCCGCGAAGTCGGCGAAGAAGGCCCCCGCGGCGAAGAGCCGCCTCGCCGAGGGCGAGCACAGCATCGACCGCGCGAACGTGCGCGTCGTCGGCGACAAGAAGCTCCTCGATTGGCGCATCCGCCTCCACGGCGACGCGGAGCCCGTGGCGAGGCGCACGCAGATGCCGAAGGGCTCGTCGAACGCCGAGGTGAAGGCCAAAGCCAAGTCCACGGCAGAAGAGATGCTGCGCTCTGGTGGGAAGAAGGCCGATTGGAAGCCGAGCTCCTCCCTCGGGGAGTTTGCTCGGGAAGTGGTGACGGCCGACATTGACAAGGCTGGCGTGGCTGCTCGCACGAAGGATCAGTACCGCGGCGCGCTGCGGCTGCTGATCGGCGACTGCGAACGGCATGGACATGCGCGGGCGCTCGGTCGTCGCACGATCGCTGCTGCGGTGAAGTACGACGTCCTGGAGGACTGCCTACTGGAGATCGCCGAGCTGCACGGCGCGGAGATTGCCCGCCAGTCGCGCACGGTGCTGAGCGGCTATGTGATGAAAGCACTGAAGCGCCGGAACCTGATCCAGGGGAACCCTATCCGTGGCGAGAGGCTCGATCTGAAGGCCAATGCGCGCCCGCACGACGGGCGCACGGGCGGCGTGGCTCTCTCAGAGGCGGACTACCGACGCGTGGTGGAGCATCTGCTGGCGATCGACCCTGCCGAGGGTGTTGAGAAGCCGAAGCGCGGTCGCTGGACTTTGGCTGACCGGATCGCTCAGCGCCGCAACGCTATTGACCTGACCCTGCTGCAGGCCGCCACCGGGTTGCGCGTCAATGAGGCGCGGCAGGTGTGGCGGGACCTGATGCTCGATGACGCCGACGGCCTGCGGGTCAACGTCGTGAAGGAGATCGCCAAGGGTGGCACCCCGCGCGTCGCGTACGTGCTGAACGAGGACATCGCTGTGCGCGTGCGTGAGCGCCTTTCGCAGCCCGGGGTAGGCTCTGACCCGCTGGTGGGCTCTCCGTACGCGGAGAGCGCCGTCTGGGACCTGTCGAACCTCACGTCAGTGAACCGGTCCCTCTATCTGGAGCTTGCGGAGGACCTGAAGATCGCCGCGTTCGAGAAGGAGCGCTCCCACATCTGGCGCGCGACCCTGAACACGCTGCTCAAGGGCACCGTGCCGGATGTGATGCTCGAAGCGCAGTTCGGCCACACGGCCGACGTGAACCGGTCGCACTACACAGATACGGCCATGCCACTTTCCGTTGCCGAGGCGGCGATTCAGCGCCTCGCGCAGGCTTGA